The Pan troglodytes isolate AG18354 chromosome 8, NHGRI_mPanTro3-v2.0_pri, whole genome shotgun sequence genome window below encodes:
- the CCNJ gene encoding cyclin-J isoform X1, with amino-acid sequence MELEGQWWRGQLAADIHQALRYKELKLPSYKGQSPQLSLRRYFADLIAIVSNRFTLCPSARHLAVYLLDLFMDRYDISIQQLHLVALSCLLLASKFEEKEDSVPKLEQLNSLGCMTNMNLVLTKQNLLHMELILLETFQWNLCLPTAAHFIEYYLSEAVHETDLHDGWPMICLEKTKLYMAKYADYFLEVSLQDYAFLNYAPSLVAAACVASSRIILRLSPTWPTRLHRLTAYSWDFLVQCIERLLIAHDNDVKEANKQRGQAGPQPAQLSVFQTASQPSRPVHFQQPQYLHQTHQTSLQYRHPTSEQPSCQQIVSTTHTSSYTLQTCPAGFQTNVQGLGHMQTGVGMSLAIPVEVKPCLSVSYNRSYQINEHYPCITPCFER; translated from the exons ATGGAGCTGGAGGGGCAGTGGTGGCGAGGACAGCTGGCCGCCGATATTCACCAAGCGCTTCGCTACAAG GAGCTGAAGTTGCCCTCCTATAAAGGCCAGTCCCCTCAGTTAAGTCTCAGACGGTATTTTGCTGACTTGATTGCCATTGTGAGCAATCGCTTCACACTCTGCCCTTCTGCCCGCCATCTTGCTGTCTATTTACTGGACCTGTTTATGGACCGCTATGACATCTCTATCCAGCAGCTGCATTTAGTTGCGCTTTCCTGCCTGCTTCTAGCAA gtaaatttgaagaaaaagaagacagtgtGCCTAAGCTGGAGCAGCTCAACAGCCTGGGTTGTATGACTAATATGAATCTAgtattaacaaaacaaaatttgctACATATGGAACTAATATTATTAGAAACCTTTCAGtggaacctctgccttccaacAGCCGCCCATTTCATTGAGTATTATCTCTCTGAAGCAGTACACGAAACAGATCTTCATGACGGCTGGCCAATGATTTGCTTGGAAAAGACTAAACTCTACATGGCCAAATATGCAGATTACTTCCTGGAAGTATCTTTGCAAG ATTATGCCTTTCTAAATTATGCACCTTCTTTAGTAGCTGCTGCATGTGTGGCTTCTTCGAGGATTATACTTCGTCTTTCTCCAACGTGGCCTACAAGACTACATCGTCTTACTGCCTACTCTTGGGATTTCTTAGTGCAGTGTATTGAACGACTGTTGAT CGCTCATGATAATGATGtgaaagaagcaaacaaacagaGAGGGCAAGCAGGACCTCAGCCAGCGCAACTAAGTGTATTCCAGACAGCCTCCCAGCCATCACGGCCAGTTCACTTTCAGCAACCTCAGTATCTCCATCAGACACATCAGACCTCACTGCAGTATCGCCATCCTACGTCAGAACAACCAAGCTGTCAGCAGATTGTATCGACCACACACACCTCATCTTACACACTACAGACATGTCCTGCTGGCTTCCAAACTAATGTTCAGGGCCTTGGGCACATGCAGACTGGTGTTGGGATGTCACTGGCAATACCAGTAGAAGTTAAGCCTTGTCTGAGTGTTTCTTATAACCGGAGTTATCAGATAAATGAACATTACCCTTGTATTACTCCATGTTTTGAAAGGTGA
- the CCNJ gene encoding cyclin-J isoform X2 yields MELEGQWWRGQLAADIHQALRYKELKLPSYKGQSPQLSLRRYFADLIAIVSNRFTLCPSARHLAVYLLDLFMDRYDISIQQLHLVALSCLLLASKFEEKEDSVPKLEQLNSLGCMTNMNLVLTKQNLLHMELILLETFQWNLCLPTAAHFIEYYLSEAVHETDLHDGWPMICLEKTKLYMAKYADYFLEVSLQAAACVASSRIILRLSPTWPTRLHRLTAYSWDFLVQCIERLLIAHDNDVKEANKQRGQAGPQPAQLSVFQTASQPSRPVHFQQPQYLHQTHQTSLQYRHPTSEQPSCQQIVSTTHTSSYTLQTCPAGFQTNVQGLGHMQTGVGMSLAIPVEVKPCLSVSYNRSYQINEHYPCITPCFER; encoded by the exons ATGGAGCTGGAGGGGCAGTGGTGGCGAGGACAGCTGGCCGCCGATATTCACCAAGCGCTTCGCTACAAG GAGCTGAAGTTGCCCTCCTATAAAGGCCAGTCCCCTCAGTTAAGTCTCAGACGGTATTTTGCTGACTTGATTGCCATTGTGAGCAATCGCTTCACACTCTGCCCTTCTGCCCGCCATCTTGCTGTCTATTTACTGGACCTGTTTATGGACCGCTATGACATCTCTATCCAGCAGCTGCATTTAGTTGCGCTTTCCTGCCTGCTTCTAGCAA gtaaatttgaagaaaaagaagacagtgtGCCTAAGCTGGAGCAGCTCAACAGCCTGGGTTGTATGACTAATATGAATCTAgtattaacaaaacaaaatttgctACATATGGAACTAATATTATTAGAAACCTTTCAGtggaacctctgccttccaacAGCCGCCCATTTCATTGAGTATTATCTCTCTGAAGCAGTACACGAAACAGATCTTCATGACGGCTGGCCAATGATTTGCTTGGAAAAGACTAAACTCTACATGGCCAAATATGCAGATTACTTCCTGGAAGTATCTTTGCAAG CTGCTGCATGTGTGGCTTCTTCGAGGATTATACTTCGTCTTTCTCCAACGTGGCCTACAAGACTACATCGTCTTACTGCCTACTCTTGGGATTTCTTAGTGCAGTGTATTGAACGACTGTTGAT CGCTCATGATAATGATGtgaaagaagcaaacaaacagaGAGGGCAAGCAGGACCTCAGCCAGCGCAACTAAGTGTATTCCAGACAGCCTCCCAGCCATCACGGCCAGTTCACTTTCAGCAACCTCAGTATCTCCATCAGACACATCAGACCTCACTGCAGTATCGCCATCCTACGTCAGAACAACCAAGCTGTCAGCAGATTGTATCGACCACACACACCTCATCTTACACACTACAGACATGTCCTGCTGGCTTCCAAACTAATGTTCAGGGCCTTGGGCACATGCAGACTGGTGTTGGGATGTCACTGGCAATACCAGTAGAAGTTAAGCCTTGTCTGAGTGTTTCTTATAACCGGAGTTATCAGATAAATGAACATTACCCTTGTATTACTCCATGTTTTGAAAGGTGA